Proteins found in one Besnoitia besnoiti strain Bb-Ger1 chromosome Unknown contig00143, whole genome shotgun sequence genomic segment:
- a CDS encoding cytochrome b (encoded by transcript BESB_027050): MSAHYSLVIEQDSFVPYLPYYLIGLIFLQTAFGLIELSHPDNSIPVNRFVTPLHIVPEWYFLAYYAVLKVIPSKTGGLLVFMSSLINLALLSEIRALNTRMLIRQHFMTRNVVSGWVIIWVYSMIFLIIIGSAIPQATYILYGRLATIVYLTTGLVLCLY, encoded by the exons atgtcggctcattactcccttgttattgaacaagattca tttgttccctatctaccatattatctaattggtttaattttcttacaaacggcttttggtttgattgaattatcgcacccagataactccataccagtgaaccggtttgtaactccgcttcatatcgtacctgaatggtactttttagcatattatgcggtgttaaaagtaatcccatccaaaaccggtggtttgttagtatttatgtcctctctcattaacttagctcttttatctgaaattcgagctttgaatactcgaatgttgatacgacaacattttatgactcgaaatgtagtcagtggatgggtaattatttgggtatacagtatgatcttcttgattattattggtagtgctattccacaagcgacttatatcttatatggtagattagctactatcgtatatcttactaccggattggttctatgcttatactaa
- a CDS encoding cytochrome c oxidase subunit iii subfamily protein (encoded by transcript BESB_027040): protein MTIMLSALSIVVSSVYLKNQHLYTSCTNIMTFTLVVAFLMLVCTEYLGLSLYINDNAFGNGLFILTGIHFSHVIVGAILVFFTQSIYSSLVTYMPTSSIMLSKSKGMLCKIFTEPFTILYLHFVETMWILIHITFYL, encoded by the coding sequence atgaccatcatgttaagtgcattaagtatagtggtatccagcgtatatttgaaaaaccaacatttgtatacaagctgtacgaatatcatgacattcactttggtagtcgccttcttaatgttagtctgtacggaatacttaggactatctctttatattaatgataatgcatttggtaatggacttttcatcttaactggtatacattttagccatgttattgttggagctatccttgtattcttcactcaaagtatctatagttctttagttacttacatgcctacaagctctataatgctaagcaaatctaaaggtatgttatgcaagatctttacagaaccattcactattttatatctacactttgtagaaaccatgtggatattaatccacattacattctatctctaa